Proteins from a single region of Streptomyces sp. HUAS 15-9:
- a CDS encoding LysR family transcriptional regulator, which yields MHLEFRHLRVLLTVAEAGSIRKAAARLQLSQPAMSAQLKRIEHELGGPLFIRSADGVKPNENGQYVLRCARDLVVGFDRLREHARSAAEADRQATAPLRAGGTAGALVSLLVSALFELVPERRLTIDARRSVHTLVKSLSLSKCDIAVFGEFPGFPLSVGESVATRTLLREPVFVLLAEDHPLARRQMVGLHELAGEDWVMPEADESGVHAYLHLTCQSAGFTPRIAHVTSDLSVAQILVAGRRAVCGVWPTADVSARGTVQRPLVDVPFHRRLLLAWNTESVPPELADAACERLLTAYLSLVQQRPQYLAWWEDGGGDFALGEGR from the coding sequence ATGCACCTCGAGTTCCGGCACCTCCGTGTCCTGCTGACTGTCGCCGAGGCCGGCAGCATCCGCAAAGCCGCCGCACGGCTGCAGCTTTCTCAGCCGGCCATGAGTGCTCAGCTGAAGCGGATCGAACACGAGTTGGGCGGCCCGCTCTTCATCCGCAGTGCCGATGGGGTGAAGCCGAACGAGAACGGACAGTACGTCCTGCGCTGCGCCCGTGACCTCGTCGTCGGCTTCGACCGGCTTCGCGAGCACGCGCGCTCGGCGGCCGAGGCGGACAGACAGGCCACCGCCCCGCTGAGGGCGGGCGGAACCGCCGGCGCTCTGGTGTCCCTGCTGGTCTCCGCCCTCTTCGAACTCGTCCCGGAACGAAGGCTCACCATAGATGCCCGCCGCTCCGTGCATACCCTGGTGAAATCGCTGAGCCTGTCGAAATGCGACATCGCGGTGTTCGGCGAGTTCCCGGGCTTCCCTCTTTCGGTCGGCGAGTCGGTGGCTACGCGCACACTGCTCCGTGAGCCGGTCTTCGTCCTGCTCGCCGAGGACCACCCACTGGCGCGCCGGCAGATGGTCGGTCTCCATGAGCTGGCGGGTGAGGACTGGGTCATGCCGGAGGCCGACGAGAGCGGTGTGCACGCGTACCTTCATCTCACCTGCCAGTCGGCGGGATTCACTCCGCGCATCGCCCATGTGACGTCGGACCTGTCCGTGGCGCAGATCCTGGTCGCCGGCCGGCGAGCCGTCTGCGGGGTGTGGCCCACCGCCGATGTGTCCGCGCGAGGCACCGTGCAGCGGCCGCTCGTGGACGTCCCGTTCCACCGACGGCTGCTGCTGGCCTGGAATACGGAATCGGTTCCGCCCGAGCTCGCCGACGCGGCCTGCGAGCGTCTGCTGACCGCCTATCTGTCGCTGGTGCAGCAGCGGCCACAGTATCTGGCCTGGTGGGAGGACGGCGGCGGGGACTTCGCCCTCGGCGAGGGCAGGTGA
- a CDS encoding M4 family metallopeptidase, which yields MSRPFLALSAMVAIGVITTGAMAIPAHSQSNAVQRGNSVRDTAISQAKANVTRHADTFGFGAGQSLQVKDVVIDADGTQHVRFERTYRGLPVVGGDFVVHQNADGSFKGSARAKAHKVALKSVAPAVDAKGTAAGALKRSQGLVRNAKSTPELIVWAADGAPRLAWRTTVQGVGDKGQPHGEVFVTDATTGAAIENYDVEHEATGTGHSEYTGDVSIDTTQQADGTFALVDPVRGHITKDAHNVSSSSLKSTSGTLFTDADNIWGDGRKFSTDRATAAVDAHANTAETFDYYKTTFGRNGIKNDGRGATVFVHVGTNWDNAQWSDSCFCMMTGDGNGGTDPEQVDLDTMGHEMTHGVTSATANLRYSGESGGLNEATSDVLGTMVEWYANNPVDTPDYLFSDQSTPPWLRRFDKPSLDGHSADCWSKSVGRLDVHYSSGVGNHWFYLASEGSGAKTINGVSYNSPTCNSSTVTGIGNQKASAIWYRALTVYMTSTTDYKGARTATLNAAKDLYGATSPEYATVAAAWSAVKVS from the coding sequence ATGTCCCGTCCTTTTCTTGCCCTTTCCGCGATGGTCGCCATCGGCGTCATCACCACGGGTGCGATGGCCATACCCGCGCACTCGCAGAGCAACGCGGTACAGCGCGGAAACTCCGTCCGCGATACGGCGATATCCCAGGCCAAGGCGAACGTGACCCGGCACGCCGACACCTTCGGGTTCGGCGCGGGCCAGTCGCTCCAGGTCAAGGACGTCGTGATCGACGCCGACGGCACCCAGCACGTCCGCTTCGAGCGGACCTACCGCGGTCTTCCCGTCGTCGGCGGCGACTTCGTCGTCCACCAGAACGCCGACGGCTCGTTCAAGGGATCTGCCCGCGCCAAGGCCCACAAAGTGGCGCTCAAGTCCGTCGCGCCCGCCGTCGACGCCAAGGGCACCGCGGCCGGCGCCCTGAAGCGCTCGCAAGGGTTGGTGCGCAACGCCAAGTCCACCCCCGAGTTGATCGTATGGGCTGCTGACGGTGCCCCGCGCCTGGCCTGGCGCACCACCGTGCAGGGCGTGGGCGACAAGGGCCAGCCGCACGGCGAGGTCTTCGTCACCGACGCCACCACCGGCGCGGCGATCGAGAACTACGACGTCGAGCACGAGGCGACCGGCACCGGCCACTCCGAGTACACCGGTGACGTCAGCATCGACACCACCCAGCAGGCCGACGGCACGTTCGCCCTGGTCGACCCGGTGCGCGGCCACATCACCAAGGACGCGCACAATGTGTCGTCCTCGTCCCTGAAAAGCACCTCCGGCACCCTGTTCACCGATGCCGACAACATCTGGGGCGACGGCAGGAAGTTCTCCACCGACCGCGCCACCGCCGCCGTCGACGCGCACGCCAACACCGCGGAGACGTTCGACTACTACAAGACGACCTTCGGTCGCAACGGCATCAAGAACGACGGCCGCGGCGCCACCGTCTTCGTCCACGTCGGCACCAACTGGGACAACGCCCAGTGGTCGGACTCCTGCTTCTGCATGATGACCGGCGACGGCAACGGCGGCACGGACCCCGAGCAGGTCGACCTCGACACCATGGGCCACGAGATGACGCACGGTGTCACCTCGGCCACTGCCAACCTGCGCTACAGCGGTGAGTCCGGCGGCCTGAACGAGGCCACCAGCGACGTCCTCGGCACCATGGTCGAGTGGTACGCCAACAACCCGGTCGACACCCCCGACTACCTTTTCAGCGACCAGTCCACCCCGCCGTGGCTGCGCCGCTTCGACAAGCCGTCCCTGGACGGCCACTCCGCCGACTGCTGGTCGAAGTCGGTCGGCCGCCTCGACGTGCACTACTCCTCGGGCGTCGGCAACCACTGGTTCTACCTCGCGAGCGAGGGCAGTGGCGCCAAGACCATCAACGGCGTCTCCTACAACAGCCCCACCTGCAACAGCTCCACCGTCACCGGCATCGGCAACCAGAAGGCCTCCGCCATCTGGTACCGGGCGCTGACCGTCTACATGACCTCCACCACGGACTACAAGGGCGCCCGCACCGCGACTCTGAACGCGGCGAAGGACCTCTACGGCGCCACCAGCCCCGAGTACGCCACCGTGGCCGCGGCCTGGAGCGCGGTCAAGGTTTCCTGA
- a CDS encoding rhomboid-like protein yields MNSQSPSGHLGGLLRTARTYPRRAPLTVTYVCLLLVSHAWVGYGLSAERATTLLGRLSTNLDNLHDHPVTALLGSVLFFDGSLTDVTSIEFVGTFITLGLGVCCFLAWVERRWGKPRAVAVFLGGHIAATLLTVGVVTVALRHGWYPAAVRQASDYGVSYGAQTVMAIGTLALPRRGRLPWAVFVLAWPLGGAEWPGPLPDFTTVGHLLAAVLGFGLVAVPAFRRRRGQAAGVPSTARGCGPVPDPASTSTSPAVEAETPSAD; encoded by the coding sequence ATGAACTCTCAGTCCCCGTCGGGCCACTTGGGCGGCCTGCTCCGTACCGCGCGGACGTACCCGCGCCGTGCACCGCTGACAGTCACCTACGTCTGCCTGCTACTCGTCAGTCACGCCTGGGTCGGCTACGGGCTGTCCGCCGAGCGGGCGACCACCCTGCTGGGCCGCCTCAGCACCAACCTGGACAATCTGCACGATCACCCGGTGACCGCCCTGCTCGGCAGCGTGCTGTTCTTCGACGGTTCGCTCACGGATGTCACCTCGATCGAATTCGTGGGGACCTTCATCACCCTGGGCCTCGGTGTCTGCTGCTTCCTGGCCTGGGTGGAGCGCCGGTGGGGGAAGCCGCGCGCCGTGGCCGTGTTCCTCGGCGGGCACATCGCAGCCACCCTGCTCACCGTCGGCGTCGTCACCGTCGCACTTCGGCACGGCTGGTATCCGGCGGCCGTCCGGCAGGCTTCGGACTACGGGGTCAGTTACGGTGCCCAGACCGTGATGGCGATCGGCACACTCGCCCTGCCCCGGCGTGGCCGCCTCCCCTGGGCGGTCTTCGTGCTCGCCTGGCCGCTCGGCGGTGCCGAGTGGCCCGGGCCGCTGCCGGACTTCACCACCGTCGGCCACCTGCTCGCTGCCGTCCTCGGTTTCGGGCTGGTGGCCGTCCCGGCATTCAGACGTCGACGGGGCCAGGCTGCCGGGGTGCCCTCCACTGCGCGTGGCTGCGGGCCGGTTCCGGACCCCGCCTCGACATCGACTTCACCGGCAGTCGAAGCGGAGACGCCCTCAGCGGACTGA
- a CDS encoding LmeA family phospholipid-binding protein: MADRPWDDSLTKGSTATQQEEDADEPWAPPNHRRGSRRRNRATGLPTVARVLAWVLTLACLVTLADRWAVLYAEHKASERLEDELGLAAAPEVRIGGFPFLTQLAARHLDSVQVTLPDIPADRVTLTRVTAAADDIRIDGDGPTTIRGALIRQMHGQVLLSFADMNRELGASQVGFTAHGPGRVRADGALRIAGRKLHVRAEAHVRRDGDRGIATSVDGIRLDIDGLATYRPGTGPADGLHLTGPSARRLTREAEKIRALLAVPEIVHRLGVPDSAVRAALHDEDELHQLTGAPRFLRKLTGVNLVDAALAHPKLLEHLGLDLSVFTALTKLTRPQIADRFSFAFQLPKPPAGSLHLQRVTVAKDGIRADVSGTGLLLSRGG, encoded by the coding sequence TTGGCGGACCGTCCATGGGACGACTCGCTCACCAAGGGCAGCACAGCGACCCAACAGGAAGAGGACGCCGACGAACCCTGGGCACCGCCCAACCACAGGCGCGGCAGCCGACGCCGTAACCGCGCCACCGGCCTGCCCACCGTGGCGCGAGTCCTGGCCTGGGTGCTCACCCTCGCCTGCCTCGTCACGCTGGCCGACCGCTGGGCGGTGCTCTACGCCGAGCACAAGGCCTCCGAACGACTCGAGGACGAACTGGGTCTCGCCGCCGCCCCCGAGGTACGGATCGGCGGCTTTCCCTTCCTCACACAACTGGCCGCACGGCACCTGGACTCGGTCCAGGTCACCCTGCCCGACATCCCGGCCGACCGGGTCACCCTCACCCGGGTCACCGCAGCGGCGGACGACATACGCATCGACGGCGACGGTCCCACCACGATCCGCGGCGCACTCATTCGGCAGATGCACGGCCAGGTACTGCTGTCCTTCGCTGACATGAACCGTGAACTCGGCGCCTCGCAGGTGGGTTTCACGGCCCACGGCCCGGGCCGCGTCCGAGCCGACGGCGCCCTGCGCATCGCGGGGCGCAAGCTGCACGTTCGGGCCGAGGCACACGTCCGGCGTGACGGGGACCGGGGCATCGCCACTTCCGTGGACGGCATACGGCTGGACATCGACGGCCTTGCCACGTACCGGCCCGGAACCGGGCCCGCCGACGGCCTCCATCTGACCGGCCCCTCAGCTCGCCGTCTCACCCGGGAGGCAGAGAAGATCCGAGCCCTGTTGGCGGTTCCGGAGATCGTGCACCGCCTGGGCGTTCCCGACAGTGCGGTACGTGCCGCGCTCCACGACGAGGACGAGCTCCATCAACTCACCGGCGCGCCACGCTTCCTGCGCAAACTGACCGGCGTCAACCTCGTGGACGCCGCACTCGCCCACCCGAAGCTGCTCGAACATCTCGGACTCGACCTGTCCGTGTTCACCGCACTGACCAAGCTCACCCGCCCTCAGATCGCCGACCGTTTCTCCTTCGCCTTCCAGCTGCCGAAGCCGCCTGCGGGCTCCCTGCACCTGCAGCGTGTGACAGTGGCGAAGGACGGCATCCGCGCCGATGTGTCGGGAACGGGACTGCTCCTGAGCCGAGGCGGCTAA